From Chryseobacterium salivictor, a single genomic window includes:
- the rpoC gene encoding DNA-directed RNA polymerase subunit beta' yields MSNKNKTSNFSKITIGLSSPESILQDSRGEVLKPETINYRTHKPERDGLFCEKIFGPVKDYECACGKYKRIRYKGIVCDRCGVEVTEKKVRRERIGHIGLVVPVAHIWYFRSLPNKIGYLLGLPSKKLDMIIYYERYVVIQQGMAKRADGADFDDKEFLTEEEYLDVLETLPADNQYLDDADPNKFIAKMGAEAVEQLLSRIDLDTLSFDLRHKAHNESSKQRRTEALKRLNVVEAIRGANTRMVNRPEWMIMRVLPVIPPELRPLVPLDGGRFATSDLNDLYRRVIIRNNRLKRLLEIKAPEVILRNEKRMLQESVDSLFDNTRKSSAVKSESNRPLKSLSDSLKGKQGRFRQNLLGKRVDYSARSVIVVGPNLKLHECGIPKDMAAELYKPFIIRKLIERGIVKTVKSAKRIIDRKEPVVYDILEGIIKGHPVLLNRAPTLHRLGIQAFQPKMIEGKAIQLHPLCTTAFNADFDGDQMAVHLPLGPEAILEAQLLMLGSQNILNPANGSPITVPSQDMVLGLYYMTKELSSTDDMKVLGEGLAFYSPQEVEIAYAEGKVSLNAKVRCRVPVKEEGELITRLVETTAGRVLFNQIVPEGVGFVNELLTKKSLRNVIGRILADTDFPTTVDFLDDMKDLGYSHAFRGGLSFSLGDIVIPVEKKDMIATAVETVDEIKANYNMGLITDTERYNQVIDVWTNTNAGLTEMIMSRMKTDQGGFNSVYMMLDSGARGSKEQIRQLSGMRGLMAKPQKAGSSGAEIIENPIVANFKEGLSILEYFISTHGARKGLADTALKTADAGYLTRRLVDVAQDVIITENDCGTLRGTEITPLKKNDEIVERISERVLGRVSLHNVYDPETDEIVVEADQLINEAYAKKIEAAGIDSVEVRSPLTCEAKKGICAACYGRNLATGKPIHMGEAVGVIAAQSIGEPGTQLTLRTFHQGGTAGNISENPSIVARRDGIVEMDEIRTVTSENEAGKKAEIVVSRSTEFRLVADNAARTPLMVANIPYGSELAVKPGDKVLKGDLICKWDPYNAVIIAESAGKIEYEDIIQGISFSLEIDEQTGFEEKVISESRNKKAVPTLKVVDSKGVEQKAYNLPVGAHIMVNDGEKIKAGKVMIKIPRKSAKSGDITGGLPRVTELFEARNPSNPAVVTEIDGVVSYGKIKRGNRELIVEAKTGEITKYLVKLSNQILVQENDFVRAGSPLSNGSTTPDDILKIKGPTAVQEYLVNEIQEVYRLQGVKIDDKHFEIIVRQMMTKVSIVDGGDTQFLEGALEHKGDFLEENNRVFGLKVVVEAGDSKEFKPGQMITTKELRDENSKLRREDLALVEVRDALPATATPVLQGITRAALQTKSFMSAASFQETTKVLNEAAVSGKVDYLSGLKENVIVGHRIPAGTGLKDYQNVIVGSKKEFEDIN; encoded by the coding sequence ATGTCAAACAAAAATAAAACAAGTAATTTTAGTAAAATTACAATTGGTCTTTCTTCACCGGAATCTATTTTACAGGATTCAAGAGGTGAAGTTTTAAAGCCCGAAACAATTAACTACCGTACGCACAAGCCGGAAAGAGATGGTCTTTTCTGCGAAAAAATATTCGGTCCTGTTAAGGATTACGAATGTGCCTGTGGGAAATACAAAAGGATCCGATACAAAGGAATCGTTTGTGACCGTTGTGGTGTAGAGGTTACTGAGAAAAAAGTACGTAGAGAAAGAATCGGGCATATCGGCCTGGTTGTTCCTGTGGCTCATATCTGGTACTTCCGTTCTTTACCGAATAAAATCGGGTATCTTTTAGGATTGCCGTCTAAGAAATTAGACATGATCATCTATTATGAAAGATATGTTGTCATTCAGCAAGGTATGGCTAAAAGAGCCGATGGTGCTGACTTCGATGATAAAGAATTCTTAACAGAAGAAGAATATCTGGATGTTCTGGAAACTCTTCCTGCGGACAATCAATATCTTGATGATGCTGATCCGAACAAATTCATCGCGAAGATGGGTGCGGAAGCAGTGGAGCAGTTATTGAGCAGAATCGATCTTGATACCTTATCATTCGACCTGCGTCACAAAGCGCACAACGAATCTTCAAAACAAAGAAGAACAGAAGCATTAAAAAGACTGAACGTTGTAGAAGCGATCAGAGGAGCAAATACCAGAATGGTTAACCGTCCGGAATGGATGATTATGAGAGTGCTTCCTGTAATTCCACCAGAATTGAGACCTTTGGTTCCATTGGATGGTGGTCGTTTTGCGACTTCGGATTTAAATGACCTTTACAGAAGAGTAATCATTAGAAATAACCGTTTAAAAAGACTTTTGGAAATTAAAGCTCCGGAAGTAATCTTGAGAAACGAAAAAAGAATGTTGCAGGAATCTGTAGATTCATTATTCGATAACACCAGAAAATCTTCTGCAGTAAAATCGGAATCCAACAGACCATTGAAATCACTTTCTGATTCATTGAAAGGTAAACAGGGTCGTTTCCGTCAAAACTTACTGGGAAAACGTGTGGATTATTCTGCCCGTTCCGTAATCGTCGTTGGACCAAACCTGAAACTTCACGAATGCGGTATTCCAAAAGATATGGCAGCGGAATTGTACAAACCGTTCATCATCAGAAAACTGATTGAAAGAGGAATTGTAAAAACCGTAAAATCGGCGAAAAGAATCATTGATAGAAAAGAGCCAGTTGTTTATGACATCCTGGAAGGAATCATCAAAGGTCACCCGGTTCTTTTGAACAGAGCGCCTACTCTTCACAGATTGGGTATCCAGGCATTCCAGCCGAAAATGATCGAAGGAAAAGCAATCCAGCTTCACCCATTGTGTACCACTGCATTTAATGCGGATTTTGATGGTGACCAGATGGCGGTGCATTTACCTTTAGGTCCTGAGGCAATCTTAGAAGCACAACTTCTGATGTTAGGTTCTCAGAATATCTTGAACCCTGCAAACGGTTCTCCAATTACGGTACCTTCTCAGGATATGGTTTTGGGTCTGTATTATATGACCAAAGAATTATCCTCAACGGATGACATGAAAGTACTGGGTGAAGGCCTGGCTTTCTATTCTCCACAAGAAGTAGAAATTGCTTATGCAGAAGGAAAAGTTTCCCTGAATGCAAAAGTAAGATGTAGAGTTCCTGTAAAAGAAGAAGGTGAATTGATAACCCGATTGGTAGAAACAACTGCCGGTAGAGTATTATTCAACCAGATTGTTCCTGAAGGGGTAGGATTTGTTAACGAACTTTTAACCAAGAAATCATTGAGAAATGTTATTGGTAGAATTTTAGCGGATACAGATTTCCCTACAACCGTAGACTTCTTAGATGATATGAAAGACTTAGGTTATTCCCACGCATTCCGCGGAGGATTATCCTTTAGTTTAGGTGATATCGTAATTCCTGTTGAAAAGAAAGACATGATTGCAACGGCTGTAGAAACAGTAGATGAAATCAAGGCTAACTATAACATGGGATTGATTACCGATACAGAGCGTTATAACCAGGTCATTGATGTTTGGACGAACACCAACGCAGGATTAACTGAGATGATTATGAGCAGAATGAAAACCGATCAAGGTGGATTCAATTCTGTTTATATGATGCTTGATTCTGGAGCAAGGGGTTCCAAAGAGCAGATCCGTCAGCTTTCAGGAATGAGGGGATTGATGGCAAAACCACAAAAAGCCGGTTCATCTGGAGCAGAGATTATTGAAAACCCGATTGTAGCCAACTTTAAAGAAGGTCTTTCAATTTTAGAATACTTTATCTCTACTCACGGTGCGCGTAAAGGTCTTGCGGATACCGCACTGAAAACTGCCGATGCTGGTTATTTGACCAGAAGATTGGTAGACGTTGCACAGGATGTAATCATTACTGAAAACGACTGTGGAACTTTAAGAGGAACAGAAATTACTCCACTTAAGAAAAATGACGAAATCGTTGAACGTATTTCTGAAAGAGTTTTAGGTAGAGTTTCTTTACACAACGTTTATGATCCGGAAACCGATGAAATCGTCGTAGAAGCTGATCAACTGATCAATGAAGCTTACGCGAAAAAAATCGAAGCAGCTGGAATTGACAGTGTAGAAGTTCGTTCTCCATTAACTTGTGAAGCGAAAAAAGGAATCTGTGCAGCATGTTACGGTCGTAACTTAGCAACAGGTAAACCTATTCACATGGGTGAAGCGGTAGGAGTTATCGCAGCACAATCCATCGGTGAGCCAGGAACTCAGTTAACATTGAGAACCTTCCACCAAGGGGGAACTGCAGGAAATATCTCAGAAAACCCTTCTATCGTTGCAAGACGTGATGGTATCGTGGAAATGGACGAAATTAGAACCGTTACTTCTGAAAACGAAGCCGGTAAAAAAGCAGAAATCGTAGTTTCCCGTTCAACAGAATTCCGTTTGGTAGCAGACAATGCTGCAAGAACGCCGTTGATGGTTGCCAATATTCCTTATGGATCTGAATTGGCGGTGAAACCGGGAGATAAAGTACTAAAAGGAGATTTAATCTGTAAGTGGGATCCGTATAATGCGGTAATCATCGCTGAATCTGCAGGTAAGATCGAATATGAAGACATTATTCAGGGTATTTCATTCTCACTGGAGATTGATGAGCAGACCGGTTTCGAAGAGAAAGTAATTTCTGAATCCAGAAACAAGAAAGCCGTACCAACCCTGAAAGTTGTGGATTCTAAAGGAGTTGAGCAAAAAGCATACAACTTACCGGTAGGAGCACACATCATGGTCAACGATGGTGAGAAAATTAAGGCCGGTAAAGTAATGATCAAGATTCCAAGAAAATCTGCTAAATCAGGAGATATTACAGGGGGTCTACCGAGAGTTACCGAATTGTTCGAAGCGAGAAATCCTTCAAACCCTGCGGTAGTTACGGAAATCGACGGAGTGGTATCTTACGGTAAAATCAAAAGAGGTAACCGTGAGTTGATCGTAGAAGCAAAAACCGGCGAAATCACTAAATATTTAGTGAAATTATCCAACCAGATTTTGGTTCAGGAAAATGACTTCGTAAGAGCTGGATCACCATTATCAAATGGATCTACCACACCGGATGACATCTTGAAAATTAAAGGGCCAACTGCCGTACAGGAATATTTGGTGAATGAAATTCAGGAAGTTTACCGTCTGCAAGGGGTGAAAATCGATGATAAACACTTTGAAATTATTGTGCGTCAGATGATGACCAAAGTTTCAATTGTTGATGGTGGAGATACTCAGTTCTTAGAAGGTGCACTGGAACATAAAGGGGATTTCTTAGAAGAAAACAACCGCGTGTTCGGTCTTAAAGTAGTTGTGGAAGCCGGTGATTCGAAAGAATTCAAACCAGGTCAAATGATTACCACCAAAGAATTAAGAGATGAGAACTCTAAACTGAGACGCGAGGATCTGGCTTTAGTAGAAGTTCGTGACGCACTTCCAGCAACCGCAACACCGGTATTGCAGGGAATTACAAGAGCGGCGCTACAAACCAAATCATTCATGTCTGCAGCCTCTTTCCAGGAAACAACGAAAGTATTGAACGAAGCGGCAGTTTCAGGAAAAGTAGATTACCTGAGCGGTCTGAAAGAAAACGTAATTGTAGGACACAGAATTCCTGCAGGTACCGGTCTGAAAGACTACCAAAACGTGATCGTGGGTTCTAAAAAAGAATTCGAAGACATTAATTAA
- a CDS encoding DUF3467 domain-containing protein — MDNNQNQNQDPNNINIQLNEMVAAGVYCNLALVNHSPSEFVVDFIQMMPGVQQANVRSRVILAPLHAKRVMAALQQNINNYEQQFGEIKEIEPFVLGGNNVQA; from the coding sequence ATGGACAACAATCAAAATCAAAACCAAGATCCAAACAACATCAACATTCAGTTAAACGAAATGGTTGCGGCCGGCGTTTACTGTAACTTAGCTTTAGTAAATCATTCTCCATCAGAATTCGTAGTAGATTTCATCCAAATGATGCCAGGAGTTCAGCAGGCTAATGTAAGATCAAGAGTAATCTTGGCTCCGTTACACGCAAAAAGAGTAATGGCTGCATTGCAACAAAACATCAATAACTACGAACAACAATTCGGCGAAATCAAAGAAATTGAGCCGTTCGTATTAGGAGGAAACAACGTACAGGCATAA
- a CDS encoding thermonuclease family protein → MRSIKIFASQTTGRAVRCIFLISSEDEPRKDAAPIAARLKGCFYLQRNTQSLKICAFAAFPENNKFLPNFAKPSGNSYLPQKYYLFPMQKSIFLLLFIFFGTLTIPASFQYSPQTDQLILKVKVIGVKDGDTVEVLYYQLPMVIRLEHIDAPEKKQAFGTVSKQKLSELCFGKNVTLISKGKKGNYDGRGRMIAEIYVNDKICANKEMVKSGLAWHYKKYSKSGEYAQLENMARRNRVGLWADKSVTAP, encoded by the coding sequence ATGAGAAGCATCAAAATCTTCGCTTCCCAGACCACCGGTCGCGCTGTCCGCTGTATCTTTCTTATCTCGTCTGAGGACGAGCCAAGAAAGGATGCCGCTCCCATCGCGGCTAGGTTGAAGGGATGTTTCTATCTTCAAAGAAATACGCAATCGTTGAAAATTTGTGCATTCGCAGCTTTTCCTGAAAACAATAAATTCTTACCGAATTTTGCCAAACCTTCCGGAAATTCCTATCTTCCTCAAAAATATTACCTCTTTCCAATGCAAAAATCAATCTTCCTTCTCCTCTTTATTTTCTTCGGAACCTTAACTATTCCAGCATCTTTTCAATATTCACCCCAAACCGACCAACTTATTCTAAAAGTAAAAGTAATCGGTGTAAAAGACGGCGATACGGTTGAGGTTTTGTATTACCAACTTCCCATGGTCATTCGGCTCGAGCATATCGATGCGCCGGAAAAGAAACAGGCGTTCGGCACTGTTTCAAAACAGAAACTTTCAGAATTGTGTTTCGGGAAAAATGTGACCCTCATCAGCAAAGGAAAAAAAGGAAACTATGATGGACGCGGACGTATGATCGCCGAGATTTACGTGAACGATAAAATCTGCGCCAACAAAGAAATGGTGAAGTCAGGTTTGGCCTGGCACTATAAAAAATATTCAAAAAGTGGGGAATATGCGCAGTTGGAAAATATGGCAAGAAGAAATAGAGTAGGCCTTTGGGCAGATAAAAGTGTAACAGCTCCCTGA
- a CDS encoding MBL fold metallo-hydrolase, giving the protein MLQIKSFVFNPFSQNTYVVFNDNKDAYIIDPGNFSDEETAVLEKFISDNQLKVQHILLTHAHIDHVLGLQKASDKYKVPVLMHPIEQEILDRNPMDANRFGFFFKPFEGKISYVKEDEILSLGKDEFKIIHIPGHSPGSIAFYNETQKFMISGDVLFEGSIGRTDLYKGDHDQLISNIKSKLFVLDAETKVYSGHGNPTTIGFEKNYSPYF; this is encoded by the coding sequence ATGTTGCAGATCAAATCTTTTGTTTTTAATCCTTTTTCACAGAATACCTATGTCGTTTTTAATGATAATAAAGACGCTTACATTATCGATCCCGGAAATTTCTCCGATGAAGAAACCGCTGTTTTAGAAAAATTCATCTCCGACAATCAACTGAAAGTTCAGCATATTCTTTTAACTCACGCGCATATCGATCATGTTTTGGGTTTGCAGAAAGCATCTGACAAATACAAGGTTCCTGTCCTGATGCATCCAATTGAACAGGAAATTCTGGATCGCAATCCTATGGACGCAAACAGGTTTGGATTTTTCTTTAAACCCTTTGAAGGAAAAATTTCTTATGTCAAAGAAGACGAAATTCTCAGTTTAGGAAAAGATGAATTTAAAATTATTCATATTCCCGGACACTCACCGGGAAGTATTGCTTTTTATAATGAAACTCAGAAATTCATGATTTCGGGAGATGTTTTATTTGAAGGAAGTATCGGCCGAACCGATTTATACAAAGGCGATCACGACCAACTTATCAGCAATATCAAGTCGAAACTCTTTGTTCTTGATGCAGAAACAAAAGTGTACAGCGGCCACGGAAATCCCACCACGATTGGGTTTGAGAAAAATTACAGTCCTTATTTCTAA
- a CDS encoding thioredoxin family protein, with the protein MANTPSNMLALGTKAPFFELPNPSQSNEMQSLEDLKGEKGTLVFFMCNHCPFVLHVIDKLTELYEDYQEQGIEFIAINANDAEKYPTDSPEKMVEFQVERKFDFPYLYDESQAIAKAYDAACTPDFFFFDEKLDLIYRGQMDDSRPGNQKEVTGEDLIIAFENLLAGAPQEEIQKPSMGCNIKWKA; encoded by the coding sequence ATGGCAAATACACCTTCAAATATGCTCGCACTCGGAACCAAAGCACCTTTCTTTGAACTTCCGAATCCTTCCCAAAGCAACGAAATGCAGTCTTTGGAAGATTTAAAAGGCGAAAAAGGAACACTTGTTTTTTTCATGTGTAACCATTGTCCGTTTGTGCTTCACGTGATCGATAAATTAACTGAACTGTACGAAGATTATCAGGAACAGGGAATTGAATTTATCGCTATCAATGCCAACGACGCAGAAAAATATCCAACTGATTCCCCGGAAAAAATGGTTGAATTTCAGGTGGAAAGAAAATTTGATTTCCCGTATTTATATGATGAAAGTCAAGCGATTGCAAAAGCATACGATGCAGCCTGCACGCCGGATTTTTTCTTTTTTGATGAAAAATTAGATTTAATTTACCGCGGACAGATGGATGATTCCAGACCGGGAAATCAAAAAGAAGTTACCGGTGAAGATTTAATTATCGCTTTTGAAAATCTTCTGGCGGGCGCCCCTCAGGAAGAGATACAGAAACCAAGTATGGGTTGCAATATCAAGTGGAAAGCTTAG
- the miaA gene encoding tRNA (adenosine(37)-N6)-dimethylallyltransferase MiaA yields MKKLISIIGTTGIGKTKLAIEIAKHFGTEIISCDSRQFFKEMNIGTATPSKEELAEVPHHFIGNLSVQDYYSIGQFEKDAIQKTGELFQKHNVVVLVGGSMMYEKAVIEGLHDLPEANEENQRKLEQLLEEDGIEKLQNILQNLDPGYFDKVDKDNPRRLFRAIDIIWQTGKTYTENISAQMNQRDFEVIRIGLQAPREVIYERINQRVDLMVENGLLKEAESLIPFKNNLALQTVGYSELFNYFDGTWTLDFALEEIKKNSRRFAKRQLTWYRKEENINWVNFENPVEESLSILNAVMR; encoded by the coding sequence GTGAAAAAACTCATCTCTATTATCGGCACAACCGGCATCGGCAAAACAAAACTCGCCATCGAAATCGCCAAACATTTCGGGACCGAAATTATTTCCTGTGATTCCCGACAGTTTTTCAAAGAAATGAATATCGGAACTGCGACGCCTTCAAAAGAAGAGTTGGCCGAAGTTCCCCACCATTTTATTGGAAATCTTTCCGTACAGGATTATTATTCCATCGGACAGTTCGAGAAAGACGCCATTCAAAAAACCGGCGAACTTTTTCAGAAACACAATGTCGTTGTTTTGGTTGGCGGAAGCATGATGTACGAAAAAGCCGTCATCGAAGGACTTCACGATTTACCCGAAGCCAACGAAGAAAACCAGCGAAAACTGGAACAGCTATTAGAAGAAGACGGCATCGAAAAACTGCAAAATATCTTACAAAATCTGGATCCAGGCTATTTCGATAAAGTAGATAAAGACAATCCGAGAAGACTTTTCAGGGCAATCGATATTATCTGGCAAACGGGAAAAACGTACACCGAAAATATTTCTGCCCAAATGAACCAACGGGATTTTGAAGTCATCAGAATCGGATTACAGGCACCGCGGGAAGTCATTTATGAGAGAATAAATCAGCGCGTAGATCTGATGGTAGAAAACGGATTATTAAAAGAAGCAGAATCTTTAATTCCTTTTAAAAACAACCTGGCCTTGCAAACCGTTGGCTATTCCGAACTTTTCAACTATTTCGACGGAACATGGACTTTGGATTTTGCGTTGGAAGAAATCAAGAAAAATTCCCGACGCTTTGCAAAACGCCAACTGACCTGGTATCGGAAAGAAGAAAATATCAACTGGGTGAATTTTGAAAATCCGGTGGAAGAATCCTTATCTATTTTAAATGCGGTGATGCGATAA
- a CDS encoding YkvA family protein, with protein sequence MKVSKIQLAKEAFKHKGFISKIPVIIRMIKSATKKGGYKPHFKDVILPGLVLLYLISPIDIIPDWIPVIGVFDDLALLAFAIPLLVKEAEKFIAWEAARQSDDSMIEEAEVIG encoded by the coding sequence ATGAAAGTATCAAAAATTCAGTTGGCCAAAGAAGCATTTAAACATAAAGGATTCATTTCCAAAATTCCTGTAATCATTCGGATGATAAAATCTGCAACTAAAAAAGGAGGTTACAAACCGCATTTCAAAGACGTCATTTTACCGGGATTGGTGCTGCTTTACCTCATCTCCCCCATCGACATTATCCCAGACTGGATACCGGTTATCGGCGTTTTCGATGATTTGGCTTTGCTTGCGTTTGCTATTCCATTATTGGTGAAAGAAGCTGAGAAGTTCATTGCCTGGGAAGCCGCCCGACAGTCCGACGATTCGATGATTGAGGAAGCCGAAGTCATCGGATAA
- a CDS encoding TlpA family protein disulfide reductase gives MKFLKKNAFFILAMAFLAVLYLFPSVKLKLKDLFFPIAAIENAITLNDQDYDIQLKGINVPDINLKSLKGNKLVLLNFWGTWCPPCREEWPTIEKLYLARKDKIDFVLIAMQDKEEDVIAFMKKNNYTAPVYIAESPITSHVLPKVFPTTFLLDKNGRILLKEDGSKDWNSKSTNDFIDNVTQ, from the coding sequence ATGAAATTTTTGAAGAAAAACGCATTTTTTATTTTGGCTATGGCATTTTTGGCCGTACTTTATCTTTTCCCTTCGGTGAAATTAAAACTGAAAGATCTTTTTTTCCCGATTGCAGCGATCGAAAACGCAATCACTTTAAACGATCAAGATTACGACATCCAGCTCAAAGGAATAAACGTTCCCGATATTAATCTTAAGAGTTTGAAGGGCAATAAACTCGTCCTGCTTAATTTCTGGGGAACCTGGTGTCCGCCGTGTCGCGAAGAATGGCCTACCATCGAAAAACTGTATCTGGCCAGAAAAGACAAAATCGATTTCGTGCTGATTGCAATGCAGGACAAAGAGGAGGATGTGATCGCCTTTATGAAGAAAAATAATTATACCGCACCGGTTTATATCGCTGAAAGCCCGATTACCAGTCACGTATTGCCAAAAGTCTTCCCGACCACTTTTCTACTGGATAAAAACGGACGAATTCTTCTGAAAGAAGACGGATCCAAAGACTGGAACTCCAAGTCAACTAATGATTTCATCGATAATGTCACGCAGTAA
- a CDS encoding thioredoxin family protein: MKNYWQNAITFDEYLKIAEERFHNNPNKNDEYQEYYELGLQRTNRTVKTYKVDAEHLQQLEPKNFNGKILIISEPWCGDASATVPAVSKFFEAAGIEVRIFLRDTDLSLIDQFLTNGTQSIPKIIIVNDDFSVKADWGPRPQFGNDLLKKFKENPETYPREDFYNDLQIYYAKNRGKDAIEEIISLL; encoded by the coding sequence ATGAAAAATTACTGGCAAAACGCCATCACTTTCGATGAGTATCTGAAAATCGCAGAAGAGCGCTTCCACAACAACCCCAACAAAAACGATGAATACCAGGAGTATTATGAGTTAGGTTTACAAAGAACCAACCGCACAGTTAAGACCTATAAAGTTGATGCTGAACACCTTCAGCAATTAGAACCGAAAAACTTTAACGGTAAAATTTTAATTATTTCAGAACCGTGGTGTGGCGACGCAAGCGCTACTGTGCCAGCGGTTTCCAAATTTTTCGAGGCAGCCGGAATCGAGGTGAGAATTTTCTTAAGAGATACCGATCTCTCCCTGATCGACCAATTCCTGACCAACGGAACACAGTCGATTCCCAAAATAATTATCGTGAATGATGATTTTTCTGTAAAAGCAGATTGGGGGCCAAGGCCACAATTCGGAAATGACCTTCTGAAAAAATTCAAAGAAAACCCGGAAACTTATCCAAGAGAAGATTTCTACAATGACCTGCAGATTTATTATGCGAAAAACCGTGGCAAAGATGCAATTGAAGAAATTATATCTTTGCTGTAA
- the aroC gene encoding chorismate synthase yields the protein MFNLGNFLTLSTFGESHGAAYGGILTNFPAGLPINLEEVQHQLDRRKPGQSSIVTQRKESDTVTFLSGIFDGKTTGTPIGFMIENENQKSKDYDHISKSYRPSHADFTYDQKFGIRDYRGGGKSSARETVNWVVAGSMAKQILPKNVEINAYVSSVGDIFCEKPYQDLDFSKTESNDVRCPDTETAEKMIAKIKEIKKEGNTIGGTITCVIKNLPIGIGEPVFGKLQAELAKAMLNINACKGFEYGSGFCGAKMTGKEHNDLFNEDFTTKTNLSGGIQGGISNGMDIYFRVAFKPIATILRPQESFDSDGNPITVEGKGRHDPCVLPRAVPIVENLAAFVLADLFLINKLRKYGDG from the coding sequence ATGTTCAATTTAGGAAATTTTCTCACGCTCTCTACCTTTGGCGAAAGTCACGGCGCAGCGTACGGCGGCATTCTCACCAATTTTCCCGCCGGCTTACCCATTAATTTAGAAGAAGTTCAACACCAGCTGGACCGTCGGAAACCGGGTCAAAGTTCGATTGTAACCCAACGGAAAGAAAGCGACACGGTAACGTTTCTGTCCGGTATTTTTGATGGAAAAACAACGGGAACTCCCATCGGTTTTATGATTGAAAACGAAAATCAGAAATCGAAAGACTATGATCATATTTCGAAATCTTACCGGCCAAGTCACGCCGATTTCACCTATGACCAAAAATTCGGAATCCGGGATTATCGCGGTGGCGGAAAATCTTCTGCCCGTGAAACCGTCAATTGGGTGGTGGCCGGAAGTATGGCAAAACAGATTCTCCCAAAAAATGTAGAGATCAACGCTTATGTTTCTTCTGTCGGAGACATTTTCTGTGAAAAACCTTATCAGGATTTAGATTTTTCTAAAACCGAATCCAATGACGTTCGCTGCCCTGATACAGAAACTGCAGAAAAAATGATTGCTAAAATCAAGGAAATTAAAAAAGAAGGAAATACCATCGGCGGCACAATTACGTGCGTGATCAAGAATTTACCCATCGGAATCGGTGAACCTGTTTTTGGAAAACTTCAGGCAGAGCTGGCAAAAGCAATGCTCAATATCAATGCCTGCAAAGGATTCGAATACGGAAGTGGATTTTGCGGTGCAAAGATGACCGGCAAAGAACACAACGATTTGTTCAATGAAGATTTCACCACCAAAACCAATCTCTCAGGCGGGATCCAAGGTGGAATTTCCAATGGAATGGACATTTATTTCCGCGTCGCTTTCAAACCTATAGCGACTATTTTACGTCCGCAAGAAAGTTTTGACAGCGATGGAAATCCAATTACCGTAGAAGGAAAAGGAAGACACGACCCTTGTGTTTTACCAAGAGCCGTTCCTATTGTGGAGAATCTGGCAGCATTCGTTTTGGCGGATCTGTTCCTGATCAATAAACTCCGCAAATATGGAGATGGTTAA